The uncultured Methanomethylovorans sp. genome contains a region encoding:
- a CDS encoding SdrD B-like domain-containing protein — MRKNKILIAVLLYVAILAFVPTISAAGYPVPVQFFYVPIPEDQHLLALKTIESGGSGTDPGEPMQSYISISAIADNTIIYYDQYENGFESDVGNPINIYTSANTGGTQIWGDGNTSNGVPPGVPSDIIKAGTVIVLNNPVTTTDSSTVIKYGGRDKIASTKTISVVRAGWSTGPNTLMADANEVFDTDSWGTDFRVPVGEDIPDTTDYQMFEYTGMTIMAGHGGATVNIDADNSGSYETTKSLTEGESYLVNGGVKVGAHISSDNPVQIDLITGDKASNYESRFFRLLPTNLWSSSSYTPVSTPATVGSLTCGTTVWIYNPSSSALTVQYERRTASGLTTSSLSVPANGYLKQVLTDGYGAHFYTTGNKFYALSTTDSTSSTFSNNQAWDWGFTLVPENSLTSQLLIGLGIGRDPTSGTNPNENGNPVWVTPIGNGDNAVTIYVDYDADPTTGSLTDPNGNKYDKSYSLLECERAKVYKPSGDQTGMLLYTLDGTKLAGAWGQDPSAASAAAPGLDLGTGVPPTPLFDAGKTATLSEDRDNDGYVSPGDVILYTIVINNIARLPVSDILLQDSLPVDVSYVADSITLYKSFTGTTTPITDSGSTAFPLDEGGIVLDSNTALPVRQSYTVTFKVTIKNFVNLTPGVAQIVNTGYASSDGVKTPFETRTPLYGSIGDFVWADIDGDGIQDVYELGVTNVTVNLLDGSGNPVFDVYGNTMTTLTNATGFYKFVGLLPGNYSVQFIKPIGYNFSLQDQGTNDTLDSDADPATGRTNAITLSAGETNNMMDAGLFNSIPKIDLEKYTNGEDADNAPGPYVGIGSTVTWTYNVTNTGNVNLTSVVVSDNMGVIPTYVSGDNGNSILEVGESWIYNATGVATAGQYANIGNVTADYKGTPVTDEDPSHYFGSSTAIDIEKYTNGEDADNAPGPYVGIGSTVTWTYNVTNTGNVNLTSVVVSDNMGVIPTYVSGDNGNSILEVGESWIYNATGVATAGQYANIGNVTADYKGTPVTDEDPSHYFGSSTAIDIEKYTNGEDADNAPGPYVGIGSTVTWTYNVTNTGNVNLTSVVVSDNMGVIPTLCPVVHNGNSILDQLVDFMDIQCNRSSNCEVMLTWIFIGYKEYPCNLQ; from the coding sequence ATGAGAAAAAATAAGATATTAATAGCTGTGCTTTTGTATGTGGCCATTTTGGCCTTTGTACCGACGATTAGTGCTGCTGGTTATCCAGTACCTGTGCAGTTCTTCTACGTACCAATCCCTGAAGATCAGCATCTACTAGCACTTAAAACAATTGAATCAGGAGGATCTGGTACTGATCCTGGTGAACCCATGCAAAGCTACATTTCGATATCAGCAATCGCTGATAACACCATCATCTATTACGATCAATATGAGAATGGCTTTGAATCTGATGTTGGTAATCCAATCAACATATACACTTCTGCTAACACAGGCGGCACACAGATTTGGGGTGATGGTAACACATCTAACGGAGTCCCTCCGGGAGTGCCAAGTGATATAATCAAAGCAGGTACAGTAATAGTCTTAAATAATCCTGTTACTACTACCGACTCATCAACTGTCATCAAATATGGTGGTAGAGATAAGATCGCATCAACTAAGACCATTTCTGTGGTCCGTGCCGGTTGGTCTACAGGACCTAATACTTTAATGGCTGATGCTAATGAAGTATTTGACACTGATAGCTGGGGTACAGATTTTCGTGTTCCTGTAGGTGAAGACATTCCTGATACTACTGATTATCAAATGTTCGAGTATACAGGAATGACTATAATGGCTGGTCATGGAGGAGCAACTGTTAACATAGATGCAGATAACAGTGGAAGTTATGAGACTACAAAATCCCTGACAGAAGGAGAGAGTTATCTTGTTAACGGTGGGGTAAAGGTAGGTGCTCATATTTCCTCCGATAACCCAGTGCAAATAGATCTCATTACTGGTGATAAAGCTTCAAACTATGAAAGTCGTTTTTTCCGTTTATTACCTACTAATTTGTGGTCTAGTAGCTCCTATACTCCGGTTTCCACACCTGCTACTGTTGGTAGCCTTACTTGCGGTACAACGGTATGGATTTATAATCCATCTAGTAGCGCCCTTACAGTGCAATATGAAAGACGAACTGCAAGCGGTTTGACAACCAGTTCACTATCTGTTCCAGCAAATGGTTATCTCAAACAAGTTCTTACTGATGGATATGGAGCGCACTTCTATACAACAGGTAATAAATTCTATGCATTATCCACTACTGACTCTACAAGTAGCACCTTTAGTAATAATCAAGCATGGGATTGGGGTTTTACTCTTGTTCCTGAAAATTCTCTCACATCACAATTACTCATTGGTCTTGGCATTGGCCGGGATCCTACTTCCGGTACTAACCCTAACGAAAACGGAAACCCTGTCTGGGTGACTCCTATTGGCAATGGCGATAATGCAGTTACAATTTACGTTGATTATGATGCAGACCCGACTACAGGCTCATTAACAGACCCGAATGGTAATAAGTATGACAAGTCATATAGTTTATTAGAATGTGAGCGTGCTAAGGTATACAAACCTTCAGGTGATCAGACAGGGATGCTGCTCTACACATTGGATGGGACAAAACTAGCGGGTGCTTGGGGACAGGATCCATCAGCTGCTAGTGCTGCAGCTCCAGGTCTTGATTTAGGAACGGGAGTTCCACCTACGCCCCTGTTTGATGCAGGTAAAACTGCCACTTTATCTGAGGATAGAGATAACGATGGATATGTTAGCCCCGGAGATGTGATTCTATATACTATCGTAATTAACAATATAGCTCGTCTCCCAGTATCAGATATCCTGTTGCAGGATTCATTGCCAGTTGATGTAAGCTACGTTGCAGATAGTATTACCCTATACAAGTCCTTTACTGGAACAACAACACCTATTACTGACAGTGGTTCGACAGCGTTTCCTTTGGATGAAGGCGGGATTGTTTTGGATAGTAATACTGCACTTCCTGTCCGTCAATCATATACAGTAACATTTAAAGTAACCATCAAAAATTTTGTTAATCTTACTCCAGGTGTGGCCCAGATAGTGAATACAGGATATGCATCTTCTGATGGAGTTAAAACACCTTTTGAAACTAGAACCCCTCTCTATGGTTCTATTGGTGATTTTGTCTGGGCAGACATTGATGGTGATGGAATACAAGATGTATATGAGCTTGGTGTTACAAATGTGACAGTAAATCTGCTGGATGGTAGTGGTAACCCAGTTTTCGATGTATACGGAAACACAATGACTACCTTAACAAATGCTACAGGTTTCTATAAGTTCGTAGGCTTGCTGCCTGGTAACTACAGTGTTCAGTTCATAAAACCCATTGGCTATAATTTCTCTCTTCAGGATCAAGGTACAAATGATACATTAGACAGTGATGCTGACCCTGCCACAGGTAGAACAAATGCAATAACCCTATCTGCGGGAGAGACTAATAATATGATGGATGCGGGTCTTTTCAACTCTATTCCAAAAATAGATCTCGAGAAATATACCAATGGTGAAGATGCAGATAATGCACCTGGACCTTATGTTGGAATAGGTTCTACAGTTACATGGACTTACAATGTTACTAACACAGGCAATGTGAATCTGACAAGTGTTGTTGTAAGTGACAACATGGGTGTCATTCCAACTTATGTTAGTGGTGATAACGGTAACAGCATCCTTGAAGTTGGAGAATCATGGATATACAATGCAACAGGAGTAGCAACTGCTGGTCAGTATGCCAATATCGGTAATGTTACTGCGGATTACAAGGGTACTCCAGTAACTGATGAAGATCCAAGTCATTACTTCGGTTCAAGTACAGCTATTGATATCGAGAAGTATACCAATGGTGAAGATGCAGATAATGCACCTGGACCTTATGTTGGAATAGGTTCTACAGTTACATGGACTTACAATGTTACTAACACAGGCAATGTAAATCTGACAAGTGTTGTTGTAAGTGACAACATGGGTGTCATTCCAACTTATGTTAGTGGTGATAACGGTAACAGCATCCTTGAAGTTGGAGAATCATGGATATACAATGCAACAGGAGTAGCAACTGCTGGTCAGTATGCTAACATCGGTAATGTTACTGCAGATTACAAGGGTACTCCGGTAACCGATGAAGATCCAAGCCATTACTTCGGTTCAAGTACAGCTATTGATATCGAGAAGTATACCAATGGTGAAGATGCAGATAATGCACCTGGACCTTATGTTGGAATAGGTTCTACAGTTACATGGACTTACAATGTTACTAACACAGGCAATGTAAATCTGACAAGTGTTGTTGTAAGTGACAACATGGGTGTCATTCCAACATTATGTCCAGTGGTGCATAACGGTAACAGCATCCTTGACCAGTTGGTAGACTTCATGGATATACAATGCAACAGGAGTAGCAACTGCGAAGTAATGCTAACTTGGATCTTCATCGGTTACAAGGAGTACCCTTGTAATCTGCAGTAA